In Carya illinoinensis cultivar Pawnee chromosome 9, C.illinoinensisPawnee_v1, whole genome shotgun sequence, the following are encoded in one genomic region:
- the LOC122277675 gene encoding RING-H2 finger protein ATL74-like: MHSRLVETELSLPPENGNKTRDSYISETNFDTNMVIILAALLCALICALGLNSIVRCALRCSRRFALETPEQTAARLAATGLKKRDLRQIPVAIYGSGVNIKATECAICLGEFEDGENVRVLPKCNHGFHVSCIDTWLLSHSSCPNCRHSLWEHPTTGSGTNPQVSLAEPSGNGAGRRDSVVIVVNEAS, encoded by the coding sequence ATGCATAGCCGCCTGGTCGAGACAGAGCTGAGTTTGCCACCGGAAAATGGGAACAAGACGCGTGACTCGTACATCAGCGAGACCAACTTTGACACCAATATGGTCATCATATTGGCAGCCTTGTTATGCGCACTGATATGCGCGCTTGGGCTGAACTCAATCGTGCGCTGCGCCTTGCGCTGCAGTCGAAGGTTTGCGTTGGAGACCCCGGAACAAACGGCTGCACGCCTAGCTGCCACGGGCCTCAAGAAGCGCGATTTGCGTCAAATTCCGGTGGCGATTTATGGGTCCGGTGTGAATATCAAGGCCACGGAGTGCGCAATCTGCCTCGGGGAATTCGAGGACGGTGAGAACGTTCGGGTGCTGCCAAAATGCAATCACGGGTTTCATGTGAGCTGCATAGACACGTGGCTTTTGTCGCATTCATCGTGCCCAAATTGTCGGCATTCACTTTGGGAGCACCCAACAACAGGTTCAGGTACAAATCCACAAGTTTCACTGGCAGAGCCATCAGGAAATGGGGCCGGCCGGCGAGATAGCGTTGTCATAGTGGTTAACGAGGCAAGTTAG
- the LOC122276604 gene encoding uncharacterized protein LOC122276604, which produces MQAEKQQQQRPWKFSIHAKAKKFRFKLKATSILPTWELHQCSIVLKLGKYLLRLNSEYGTPITPKKQQPKSLKSKFRRLLQKVSFRRSKNRAIGFKQTSDLSHPKANTTKWFAYKELIFMGHLVVGILAFIYQYPDRKGVIIPCCVIWLYFALWFKNYMTGRIIRKFLVIVVSATAVCSLVFELDNYLRYDYIQMAWNHVVSSSLPGEFPRLFQTS; this is translated from the exons ATGCAAGCAgaaaagcagcagcagcagcggcCATGGAAATTCTCCATTCATGcaaaggccaagaagttccgtTTCAAACTCAAAGCAACAAGCATCTTACCCACTTGGGAGCTCCATCAGTGCTCCATTGTTTTGAAGCTCGGGAAATACCTCCTCAGATTGAACTCCGAATACGGAACCCCAATTACTCCCAAGAAACAGCAACCCAAATCCCTTAAATCCAAATTCCGCAGACTTCTCCAGAAAGTTAGCTTTCGAAGGTCCAAGAACCGAGCCATTGGGTTCAAGCAAACGTCAGATCTCTCACACCCAAAAGCAAACACTACGAAATGGTTTGCTTATAAG GAACTAATCTTTATGGGTCATTTGGTCGTTGGGATTCTTgcatttatatatcaataccCAGATCGGAAGGGAGTTATCATTCCTTGTTGTGTTATCTGGCTATACTTTGCTTTATGGTTCAAGAATTACATGACAGGAAGAATCATCAGGAAGTTCTTAGTCATTGTAGTGTCTGCAACAGCGGTTTGCTCATTAGTATTTGAGTTGGACAATTATTTGAGATATGATTATATTCAGATGGCGTGGAACCATGTTGTTTCCTCCAGCTTGCCCGGTGAATTTCCTCGTCTTTTTCAGACATCCTAA
- the LOC122277727 gene encoding probable serine/threonine-protein kinase PBL18 codes for MGCFTVLKSKKKKSEQTVYINRANPKDHSPTVLPEPQIQTRSLQSAPPSFRTRVKPVPPVNKVTNNRIRALSAPSSLDAAEQDALASVEYEEQEESRYQTGSIKEQRSPNPQPLPLPSPQSAAALKTTGSFKSGTGSGPLCTSGPLPLPPTGMLYFSYDEIAAACYNFTSDRFVSEGLSSVIYKASFGDDVSSSKKFEATVTRLHPSTLGLKEFINEVNTIASLHHPNLCKLLGYHAREGSEQRMLIYERLFHGSLDRLLYGRSDGPPIDWNTRMKIALCAAQGLTFLHEEGPFQAMYSEFSTANIQIDKDFSAKLSGYGCVGQIPEMEIPNNTVAVGNLSVETLEKRMLTPKSNVWSFGIVLLELLTGRKNLDSHHPKEERNLVKWSRPFLADDCRLSLIMDPHLKGRFPAKAARTVADIAQRCLQKDPSERPTMRTVVKHLKSIQDMKYSCRFPLREPATIAGKQMSRSPSLNGIITPAPRLSFSPSPPSRARPSVSPTRRPALPLSLPPRACSSTLSLEEFERQESRKSSSSTLRRTSVEGF; via the exons ATGGGTTGTTTCACGGTTTTGAAGAGTAAGAAGAAAAAATCAGAGCAGACCGTTTACATCAACCGTGCTAATCCTAAGGATCATTCACCTACGGTGCTTCCAGAACCCCAAATCCAAACCCGGTCGCTGCAGTCTGCACCCCCAAGTTTTAGGACAAGAGTGAAACCCGTTCCCCCAGTCAATAAAGTGACCAACAATAGAATACGGGCGTTATCTGCTCCATCATCTCTTGATGCTGCGGAGCAAGATGCTCTTGCATCAGTTGAATATGAGGAGCAGGAAGAGTCAAGGTACCAGACTGGATCAATAAAGGAACAACGATCCCCAAATCCACAACCTCTTCCTCTACCATCACCCCAGAGTGCTGCTGCGTTGAAGACCACAGGAAGCTTTAAGTCAGGAACTGGCAGCGGGCCTCTCTGTACTTCTGGACCATTGCCACTTCCTCCTACAGGAATGTTGTACTTTTCATATGACGAAATTGCTGCTgcttgctacaattttacttcaGACCGATTTGTTTCAGAAGGTCTTTCTTCTGTTATATATAAGgcttcttttggagatgatgtTTCTAGTTCAAAGAAGTTCGAAGCAACTGTTACTCGCCTTCATCCATCCACTCTG GGTTTAAAGGAATTCATAAATGAGGTAAACACAATTGCATCTTTGCATCATCCAAACCTCTGTAAATTGCTTGGTTACCATGCACGTGAAGGTTCAGAACAAAGAATGTTAATATATGAGCGACTCTTTCATGGAAGTTTGGACCGACTACTGTATGGGAGATCAGATGGGCCTCCCATCGATTGGAATACAAGAATGAAAATTGCTCTGTGTGCTGCACAAGGTCTTACTTTCCTGCATGAAGAAGGGCCGTTCCAG GCAATGTACAGTGAATTCTCTACTGCAAACATCCAGATTGACAAAGATTTTAGTGCAAAGCTTTCAGGTTACGGCTGTGTTGGCCAAATTCCTGAGATGGAGATCCCTAATAATACAGTC GCAGTGGGAAACCTTTCGGTAGAGACACTGGAGAAAAGAATGCTCACTCCCAAAAGCAACGTTTGGAGTTTTGGCATTGTTCTTCTAGAGCTACTTACTGGTCGGAAGAATCTTGATAGCCACCATCCCAAGGAAGAGAGGAATTTAGTTAAATGGAGCCGGCCTTTCCTTGCTGATGACTGTCGACTATCACTGATCATGGATCCTCATTTAAAAGGCCGTTTTCCAGCCAAAGCAGCCAGGACAGTTGCTGACATTGCGCAAAGATGTCTTCAGAAGGACCCCTCAGAAAGACCCACCATGAGAACCGTTGTTAAGCATCTCAAAAGCATACAGGACATGAAGTATTCCTGTCGCTTTCCTTTAAGAGAACCGGCAACCATTGCTGGAAAACAGATGTCGAGGTCACCGAGTCTAAATGGAATCATTACCCCAGCTCCAAGGTTAAGTTTCTCACCTTCACCCCCATCGAGAGCCCGACCATCTGTTTCTCCGACTAGACGACCTGCTCTGCCATTGTCTCTTCCTCCACGTGCTTGTTCCTCTACACTCAGTTTGGAGGAGTTTGAGCGCCAGGAAAGCCgtaaatcatcatcatcaactctTCGGAGGACCAGCGTTGAAGGTTTTTGA